The following proteins are encoded in a genomic region of Myxococcales bacterium:
- a CDS encoding DUF2723 domain-containing protein: MGVNSRTSAETWASYLLPVVVGALGLATYVATLAPTVVDLDSPELSAAALTLGIPHPTGYPLFILLGHAWTQVFAVGDPAWRMNLLSALFGAGAVALLAAAARRLSGNSSAAFMAAGLLAFSPTFWSQCTVTEVYSLHVLVLAGLMWLWSGWEESSDPRWLYGLAAGFGLGLTHHVMTILLAPAIGLAVLSRWPQWLQRGTLLRLAGCFLGPLLLYSNLEAPDQLVVLKNYVLDLLDNFGVAAVGLALLGAAVARRSPRKSMVLGLAYLTSLAFAVSYGVVDVEPFFLGANVLFVIWAACGAAQLSNWVQAVRPEMRTVLQAVLCMLPLISLATHFADQDRHEDYRHHDHAVAVLSVMPRQGILLTEGPEGYAPVYASLIEGLRPDVTVVDMYLRIRNDYGEELERVRHIGLPPDWTRDMVVTLEAARLAGGSRPLRLMPQVPDLDWEKMGLFRLRGGMLDKLLRQEPDLRVVCMLADENGDVVPAPGGNAALLLQEHALGQGVDLSQYTAGDVIRERMSILVPRQVPPGEWSLWLGVRGKDKDSWHSLPDGALFAEALRFEVEPRSRGLWKLATR, from the coding sequence GACCCTGGCCCCCACCGTGGTCGACCTCGACAGCCCGGAGCTGAGTGCCGCTGCGCTGACCCTGGGCATCCCCCACCCGACCGGCTACCCGCTGTTCATTTTGCTCGGACATGCTTGGACCCAGGTATTCGCCGTGGGTGATCCCGCCTGGCGCATGAACCTGCTGAGTGCACTCTTCGGTGCTGGCGCCGTAGCGTTGCTGGCCGCCGCAGCGCGCCGCCTTTCGGGCAACAGCAGCGCGGCCTTCATGGCGGCGGGGCTGTTGGCCTTTTCGCCGACCTTTTGGTCCCAGTGCACAGTGACCGAGGTCTACTCGCTTCACGTGCTGGTGCTGGCCGGTTTGATGTGGCTGTGGAGTGGCTGGGAGGAATCGAGCGATCCGCGCTGGCTCTATGGATTGGCGGCCGGCTTTGGGCTCGGCCTGACCCATCACGTGATGACAATTCTACTGGCACCGGCCATTGGGCTGGCGGTACTGAGTCGCTGGCCCCAATGGTTGCAACGCGGCACGCTCTTGCGGCTGGCTGGCTGCTTTCTCGGCCCGTTGCTCCTGTACAGCAACCTCGAAGCGCCGGACCAACTCGTGGTCTTGAAGAACTACGTGCTGGATCTACTCGATAACTTTGGTGTGGCGGCAGTCGGGTTGGCGCTCCTCGGCGCCGCGGTGGCTCGGCGCTCCCCCCGAAAGTCCATGGTGCTCGGGCTCGCCTACCTGACGAGTCTTGCCTTTGCGGTCTCCTATGGCGTGGTCGATGTCGAGCCCTTCTTCCTGGGTGCCAATGTTCTTTTCGTGATCTGGGCCGCGTGCGGTGCCGCACAGCTCAGCAACTGGGTCCAGGCGGTACGTCCAGAGATGCGAACCGTGTTGCAGGCCGTCTTGTGTATGTTGCCGCTGATCTCGCTTGCAACACACTTCGCCGATCAGGACAGACACGAAGATTACCGACACCACGACCACGCCGTGGCCGTCCTCTCCGTGATGCCGCGGCAAGGGATCCTCCTCACCGAGGGACCCGAGGGCTACGCACCGGTCTATGCCTCGCTGATCGAAGGCCTGCGACCGGACGTGACCGTTGTGGACATGTATCTGCGCATTCGCAACGACTACGGCGAGGAGTTGGAACGGGTGCGCCACATTGGGCTGCCACCCGATTGGACTCGCGACATGGTGGTCACACTCGAGGCTGCTCGTCTTGCAGGGGGAAGTCGGCCGTTGCGGTTGATGCCGCAAGTGCCGGATCTCGATTGGGAGAAGATGGGATTGTTTCGGCTGCGTGGCGGCATGCTGGACAAGCTGCTGCGTCAGGAGCCCGACCTGCGGGTCGTCTGTATGTTGGCCGACGAAAACGGTGACGTGGTCCCCGCCCCTGGCGGCAATGCAGCCTTGCTGCTGCAGGAGCACGCCTTGGGACAGGGAGTCGACCTCAGTCAGTACACGGCCGGCGATGTCATTCGGGAACGCATGAGCATACTCGTGCCGCGCCAGGTACCCCCGGGCGAGTGGTCCCTCTGGCTGGGCGTGCGAGGCAAGGACAAGGACTCCTGGCACTCGCTTCCGGATGGCGCACTCTTCGCCGAGGCGCTTCGCTTTGAAGTTGAACCGCGAAGCCGCGGGCTCTGGAAGCTTGCAACCCGCTGA
- a CDS encoding GreA/GreB family elongation factor: protein MSRAFVKEDDQSQAGDELPERPLSPHPNYVTARGLAELKRELDGLIAQREAALQNGGALVAAESLRRIDRNLRYAKARVSSAIPVDLAEQPADEVSFGARVRVRDPEGQERVFAIVGEDEADTEQGKVSWVSPLARALRGGQPGDRVRWKRPTGDLELEVVSIDYSETD, encoded by the coding sequence ATGAGTCGAGCCTTCGTCAAAGAGGACGACCAGAGCCAGGCGGGCGACGAGTTGCCCGAGCGACCGCTGAGCCCACACCCCAATTATGTCACGGCGCGGGGGCTTGCGGAGTTAAAGCGCGAACTCGACGGGCTGATCGCCCAACGCGAAGCCGCCTTGCAAAATGGTGGCGCCCTCGTCGCTGCGGAGAGCTTGCGCCGAATCGATCGCAATCTGCGTTATGCCAAAGCGCGTGTCAGCAGTGCGATCCCCGTCGATTTGGCCGAGCAGCCGGCGGATGAGGTCAGCTTCGGTGCCAGGGTTCGGGTGCGCGACCCGGAGGGTCAAGAGAGGGTCTTCGCCATCGTGGGCGAAGACGAAGCGGACACCGAGCAGGGAAAGGTCAGCTGGGTATCTCCGTTGGCCCGAGCGCTCCGCGGCGGGCAGCCGGGAGACCGCGTCCGCTGGAAGCGACCGACGGGCGATCTGGAACTGGAAGTCGTTTCGATCGACTACTCGGAAACGGACTAG